In Plasmodium chabaudi chabaudi strain AS genome assembly, chromosome: 9, the sequence AATAACATTTATGCAACTCATCAAAAATCCAATCTATAATTTTTGGAACTGCACATTTGTTCGTGTATCACCAGAAATAGAAACCCTTTTTCATACAATAGCCAACTCATCtatgttaaataaaattcccAATCCCACTACTAACAACAACATCAATAGTAGTGGCAATATCAACAAACCAACTACCCAATCAAATGATTCCTACACATCTACATATCAATATAATCTTaagaatgaaaaaatttcaaacaatgaatttaaatttCTATCAAATATTACTAACTCTatgcaaaataataaacaaccAAATTTTGACGAAAGTAAATACAGAATTCAagacaaaataaaagaattttctaataatatgaatatacatCACTTAATGCAAAATgctaatgaaaaaattaatattaacaatacTGATTTAATTAGGCAAATTTTAAGCTCAGGAAatgtaaatttaaaaaattatatcacAGCTACCGGACCTACTATGACTCATCAATATGACATAACGAATACCATAAATACAAAGTCACATATTACCAATGCTAGCAACAtgaatacatataatatcaaCTCTAGCAATAACAACATGCTCAATATACCATTTTATAGAGATGCTACAAATTTAAGTGGAATAAAAACGAACACCAATTCGCACAACAGTTTCGAATCACTACAAGATAATCAATTCATTAATAACCCCTACTATATTCaggataaaaatataatgatcGATTCACATTTACAAAATAGCTTTAACCAAATTAAAAGAACTCCACGATTTAATACTTCGCAATTGCATgaagataatgaaaatgcaaataatattcaaaaacattttaatttcGAAACAAATGGTAAATTAACAGATCAAAATAGACCAGACTTTattaattcaaataatttttatgattcAAAACCTGATTACTATAACTAAACCAGCTAACAAACCCATATTGATTCGTCTCAggatgtaatatatatatgtacacgttgtatatatttttttatatttacacatGTATGTATgcacatacatatattgaAATTTTATACCATACTAAAATTATCCTTATCCAAAATTGAAGATAATTCTATTATCCTTTGCATACATACgtccatttatttattttactatttttttacaatttataattgcatttttaaaatagcaattttgtaatttttttcaaactcatattttttttatttctatttttttgttaaactTTTAAAACGCAATAATAGTATCAATAGTACTAGTAGTATCTAACCACAAATGCGCTTGCCATTTTGCTCGTTCGTAATTTTTCTCacttttcaaaatattacatataaagGGGAATGCACATACTTTCgttgtttttataaaaaaaatatatttatccgAAATAACGTGAtagagaaaataaaaatacccCTCCAATTTTCCCAtcaatttaatattttcattattctatatctttaataatatatatgaaatataatttttatgtgtgcaaaaatatttaaagtttatagtttattattaagaaaaaaaatatacaaaaataagtatagcattaaaatataaggaATATCACATTCCGCTTTTTTGCCTATCCACATACATGCCGTATTGCTACTTGATGTCTTTCGCTAGGCCAtcgaaataaaattaaataaaataataaacatgtAAAATCGAATAAACAATTACAGCATATTCAAACTATGCAAGCTTGCTTATACAATCTATGCCTAATCTCAAAATTGCCAATAAATACGCATAGTTATTTATCCCTTTTCGAAACATTAATTtggatttttattattaaattttttattttacctTTTTGTTGCCTTAAAGGTATATGCTCATATAActtgtataaatattattcccAGTATCATCATTTCGTTATTTCTTCAATtcttattttcaaatggaagaaaataatttcgaatttaaaaaggtagaaaaaattaatttagaTTCCTATGAAAttccaaaatattttgaagaaATCTTATCAGAATTCATAGCTAAATTATTACAATCCCATCCAGATAATGTATACAAGTTTgcttttaattattttgaagAAAAGTCTAAGACTCCATAAAAGGGAGACTAATATAATCCtataatgatattttttcacaatataatatattcgtTATGTTAATTGAAATAGTCTACCGTTTGACTCATGTTTTACATATTCTTGGCATCGAATTAAACAAACAAAACGTTAAGAAGTGCATCCAAGTTTATCTCAATTACggatactaaaaaaaagaaatcaAATGTGTAGCATGTGCAAGGTTATCCAGTTTAAtgacataaatatttcttacGCAAAAACATAGTACTCGTTTTAATCGCTAACCTGGAATGTTTATCGAAAAATTTTCCAAAACATTAGGATGTATTATCCCCATAATTCCGAAGGTCAAATTATGAGGTCGCAAAACGATGTTAACAACACGCTCGTCAAGGAATGAAGgatctaaaaaaaataaaattataaaattaatgttttaaaaaacggAAAATAGTAACACAACTAGCTAATTCATCATATAATATcatattacaaaataattgaagaaaaatttacaaataatCCTATTCATATGTACATTTTTTGCACAGCTTATGCAATTTTACCATTTATTGGAACTAGCTCATAGTATACATCCGATcgaatatgaatattttcttttcgtTTTTCATCAATTTTATAGTGACTAAATAACTGAAaatcttttaaaattgatTCTAAAACACCATGAATTTCTTCTAACCCAGCTGTTACTTTATCAGCAAAAATTATGGataaatttcttttattaaatgcATTTGTAtctgttttattatatatagtataagATATATCCccaatttcaaaaaaacgTAAAGGTAATTCTCTATGTTTATTTGCTGctacaaattttaataagttTACAATTAAAGAAGTTCGAACAATTTCATATTCAGACGTTTTAGAGTTCATAATTTGTACAGGAGGATATAAAGGATTATAACTATCTACAAGTTTATTATCAATTGTTGTATCATAATCTATATGCTTTCTAAACATACAATCATAATTCTCTTTCATAGATAATAAAGCATTTGTTAGCACCTCAATATAACCACATTCTGTCATTGAATTTCTAAACATATCGGAAACcgtatttaataaatgttttttagATATTTCTATAGGTTCATGTTTAATGTTACCATACCCATAAGCTATTGCTATATCTTCAACGATATCACATGCATGCATAATATCTGATCTATAAAATGGAACGTCTACTTCAAATGtagtattatttattacattaGTTACTGggatcatcattttttttaataatttttttatatcctcTATAGTTATATCCGTTATTCCAGATAACTTACGAACATATTCTATATCAcatgttaattttttatttttaaaatttggatataaatgtttatttcctttttcaaGCTCATGATTTTCATTATAGGATACTAAAACGGAATGAATTGTATATTTAGGTTGACAATATTCGGATAACATAGAACTAATTATGTTTAAGCATATTTCCAACTTATTTAAATCTATACCTGTACATtcaacaaataaattttttgtatttattgtaATTTTAGTATGATCACCATTTATTATTGGAGGTAATGaaagaatattattttctgaaTCTACTATTAATGgatatttatcaaaatcttttaaaatttttaaataaggttttaaatttatattatcatcataaaatttaaataaatcacACCCATTTAAAttcttattttcatttaatggaataaaatttattttatttttttcttcaaatttatatttaactggaaattttattttatcataatcATGTATACCAATAGCTAACACTGTTCTCTTTTTTCCAATATTGTGATGTAGCTTTTCTTGTAAttctataatattattataaatttgatcattcatttttatatttttcaaaacacATGATACAACATATCCTCGTTTCTTGTCCACTGATGAATCAACTTCCAACAGATGTTTCTCATTAAGTTTGTTATTGCTACAATTATTATCTCCAATatctttaattatattatattttatatcttcaTGTATTCCTATGAAACTCTTTAAAGACCTACATAACCCTTCAGCACATACTAAATCATACCTATTTGCAGGTACTTcgattttatatattttttttccattttttatttcaacaTCATCAATTTCTAACCCAAAAtcaaaacatatatttatcaattcttcatcattatatttctttccTAACTTCTCCACTAAATCTTCTTCATGTACAGAAATTGTTGGCATTTTGCATACACTAACTTGgtattaactttttttcacacttcgttttttttttatctatataATGTAGATATGATAACTacatacaaaaaaagaatcaTAAAGCATTCATTAACTtgttaaaatatgcaattgttcaaattaataatactCATAATAagtatttaatataaatatattataataataactttttataagtaggaaaacaataatttaCAATATCTCTCTCCAATAagccaaaaaaaatatataaccatcatcaaaaattttattttacatccTTATcgattaaatataattgtttttttaccatccataaattaataataacttcttttctttttttcaataaaaataaaatatatctcATACTATCAAATtcgtttatatttataaatatgcacaaatcttgtatacaatttttcaattacccgtattaatttttatgcaGTAACAATTCTGTAGAAACCTCTCAAAAATTAACTGCAAATATTCAGAGCCTACATTGTAAGTTTCAATCTATTTCTCTTAAATTAatttctattattataatgtaattctttttttttttaaataatttcttaattttcaaaaaattataataatatagtatTTCCTCATTCATAGCAAAATATGCCCATAACTTTAATGCTAGCATAAATCATATGCAATTTTCACGATTTATTTTGTGCATTCCTTAGGTTTTGcctataaattttgttattctTATGTAGCTATAATTGCGTATATTAGAAGGAATAACCAAGTGAAAGTgcaaaaatagaaaaatgaTGAACCCTTTCTTTGGGGGTGTAAACTCTCCTATTTACCAACCCGTTTCTTACAACAGtttattcttttaatttttcattacatATCActaaaatgtaaatattagtaacatttttattgtattaatAAGTAggctattatatatgtacacgTATTACCTCTTCACCTTTAAAGgcttaaatataaaaaaagtggaagtcaaaaaaaaaattaaaatattagtctattacataataaaaagtaaatttgtttaaaatagaataacatattgtatatatgaaaacaCGGATTGTTAAAAGACGGaaacgaaataaaaaaaaaatacttaaAGTGATTAATATATGGCATTTCGAATAGTAAAATGttaaaaggaaaattattataatgaaatattacaaaataataataacataataattagggtaaaataatgcaatacattataatgaataaaaaaaatatttacaaaatgtaaatatatactacataaattatgaaatgAAGAAATTAATTATGTGTGGATCAACAAAGTAAAGGGAATATCCTAACTGGTTTCC encodes:
- a CDS encoding phenylalanine--tRNA ligase beta subunit, putative, translating into MPTISVHEEDLVEKLGKKYNDEELINICFDFGLEIDDVEIKNGKKIYKIEVPANRYDLVCAEGLCRSLKSFIGIHEDIKYNIIKDIGDNNCSNNKLNEKHLLEVDSSVDKKRGYVVSCVLKNIKMNDQIYNNIIELQEKLHHNIGKKRTVLAIGIHDYDKIKFPVKYKFEEKNKINFIPLNENKNLNGCDLFKFYDDNINLKPYLKILKDFDKYPLIVDSENNILSLPPIINGDHTKITINTKNLFVECTGIDLNKLEICLNIISSMLSEYCQPKYTIHSVLVSYNENHELEKGNKHLYPNFKNKKLTCDIEYVRKLSGITDITIEDIKKLLKKMMIPVTNVINNTTFEVDVPFYRSDIMHACDIVEDIAIAYGYGNIKHEPIEISKKHLLNTVSDMFRNSMTECGYIEVLTNALLSMKENYDCMFRKHIDYDTTIDNKLVDSYNPLYPPVQIMNSKTSEYEIVRTSLIVNLLKFVAANKHRELPLRFFEIGDISYTIYNKTDTNAFNKRNLSIIFADKVTAGLEEIHGVLESILKDFQLFSHYKIDEKRKENIHIRSDVYYELVPINDPSFLDERVVNIVLRPHNLTFGIMGIIHPNVLENFSINIPVSVIEINLDALLNVLFV